The following are encoded in a window of Salinibacter ruber DSM 13855 genomic DNA:
- a CDS encoding methyl-accepting chemotaxis protein — MPRLRDLSIRAKLLLTLLGIGGLSVGIMGWIGYSSARQRLESEALGRLAGVQANKANAVEAYVEDLRRQVVTTSKDDQTVRAMQKFRSAFRVLDARNAAPIGGGTAAVRTYYEDEFGPRLEEGTGTDGAAASYVPEEGHIQYLQNKYIASNPHPVGEKDRLDRPGEGWEVYHVPHARYHDAFRRLLHAFNHADLFLVEPDNGHVVYSVQKEVDFGTSLLDGPYRDSNLAEAFRAARGAETGDAHRMVDFAAYGPSHGTPASFVASPIMDAGEVIGVLVFQVSVGEINETLTGGQDWAAEGLGETGETVLVGADRRMRTDARFLLEDQDAYLQTLRSQGHDDATIDRIDALNTTILQQEVRMEAVDRALAGSTGRTTEADYRGEAVLSAYGPVDLEGVNWAVVSKIDRDEALAAVDALTGRIALWGGALLVLVAGIAFVVVRSLTRPLLALRDAARKATAGTLDAAVPVEGQDEVGELTAAFNEMVDQNRRARDDAAAQEEAARQARQEAEAARNRLERQRANLQDDIATMGAAMDRFANGDLTVRLDAGRDDEMGRLHERFNRAVENLRRMVVRVREAAGAAAASAGQIEASSEQMAASAEEQSARSEAVATAVDELGRTIDENRTTVQRTADAAAAGGEQARWGGEVVDDMARKIDEIADVVAHSAETIERLGASSEEIGEIVETINEIADRTNLLALNAGIEAARAGEEGQGFAVVAEEVRTLAERTDRATDEIAEMIGQVQSETDEAVESVRAGTRRVEEGLELADEAGTVLDEIVDSIARVEERTDDIAAASEQQSTTTDEIAQSVQSISTAAQASSASVTQVAGSAADLSALTETLRESVRPFRVERDGHAEAHGGTPTPGRGRSPDGAQKSRRDAGADRCSEEEPLRGADSSRTVSKEQ; from the coding sequence ATGCCTCGACTTCGAGACCTAAGCATCCGGGCGAAGCTCCTCCTCACACTCCTCGGCATCGGGGGCCTCTCGGTGGGCATCATGGGATGGATCGGGTACTCCAGTGCGCGGCAACGCCTCGAATCCGAAGCCCTCGGGCGGCTGGCGGGCGTGCAGGCGAACAAGGCCAACGCCGTTGAGGCGTACGTCGAGGACCTCCGAAGACAGGTCGTCACGACGTCGAAAGACGACCAGACGGTGCGGGCAATGCAGAAATTTCGGTCGGCCTTTCGGGTGCTGGACGCCCGCAACGCCGCCCCGATTGGAGGGGGGACGGCGGCCGTGCGGACATACTACGAGGACGAATTTGGTCCCCGGCTCGAGGAGGGCACCGGGACGGATGGGGCCGCCGCCTCCTACGTGCCGGAGGAGGGGCACATCCAGTACCTGCAGAACAAGTACATCGCCTCCAATCCCCACCCGGTCGGCGAGAAAGACCGGCTGGACCGACCGGGGGAGGGCTGGGAGGTGTACCACGTGCCGCACGCCAGGTACCACGATGCCTTCCGCCGGCTCCTCCACGCCTTCAACCACGCCGATCTCTTCCTGGTGGAGCCGGACAACGGGCACGTCGTGTATTCCGTGCAGAAGGAGGTCGACTTTGGGACGAGCCTGCTCGACGGCCCGTACCGGGACAGCAATCTTGCCGAGGCGTTCCGGGCGGCCCGAGGGGCGGAGACCGGCGACGCACACCGGATGGTCGACTTCGCGGCGTACGGCCCCTCGCATGGGACGCCGGCCTCGTTCGTCGCGTCGCCGATCATGGACGCGGGCGAGGTGATTGGGGTGCTCGTCTTTCAGGTGTCCGTCGGGGAGATCAACGAGACGCTGACGGGCGGGCAGGACTGGGCCGCCGAAGGGCTCGGGGAGACCGGAGAAACCGTCCTGGTCGGGGCAGATCGCCGAATGCGGACCGACGCCCGCTTCCTTCTGGAGGATCAGGATGCGTACCTGCAGACCCTCCGCAGTCAGGGCCATGACGACGCCACGATCGACCGGATCGATGCCCTCAACACCACGATTCTCCAGCAGGAGGTCCGGATGGAGGCGGTCGATCGGGCCCTGGCGGGCAGCACGGGCCGGACGACGGAAGCCGACTACCGAGGGGAAGCCGTCCTGAGCGCCTACGGGCCGGTCGATCTAGAGGGGGTCAACTGGGCCGTCGTGTCGAAGATCGATCGCGACGAGGCACTTGCCGCCGTCGACGCCCTGACGGGGCGGATCGCGCTGTGGGGCGGTGCGCTTCTGGTGCTGGTGGCGGGCATCGCGTTCGTGGTCGTCCGCTCCCTCACGCGGCCCCTCCTGGCGCTCCGGGATGCCGCGAGGAAGGCGACGGCGGGCACCCTGGACGCCGCCGTTCCCGTCGAGGGGCAGGACGAAGTGGGCGAGCTCACGGCCGCATTCAACGAGATGGTCGACCAGAACCGGCGGGCGCGAGACGACGCCGCGGCGCAAGAGGAGGCGGCGCGGCAGGCCCGGCAGGAGGCCGAGGCGGCCCGGAACCGCCTAGAGCGGCAGCGGGCCAACCTGCAGGACGACATCGCGACGATGGGGGCGGCGATGGATCGGTTCGCCAACGGGGACCTCACGGTGCGCCTCGACGCCGGCCGTGACGACGAGATGGGGCGCCTCCACGAACGGTTCAACCGGGCCGTCGAAAATCTGCGCCGGATGGTCGTGAGGGTGCGCGAGGCGGCGGGGGCGGCGGCCGCATCGGCCGGTCAAATCGAGGCCTCCAGCGAGCAGATGGCCGCCAGCGCCGAAGAGCAATCCGCCCGGTCCGAGGCGGTGGCCACGGCGGTGGACGAGCTCGGCCGCACCATTGACGAAAACCGTACGACCGTCCAGCGTACCGCCGACGCCGCGGCGGCCGGCGGGGAGCAGGCCCGGTGGGGGGGCGAAGTGGTGGACGACATGGCACGCAAGATCGACGAGATTGCCGACGTGGTGGCCCACTCGGCCGAGACCATTGAGCGCCTCGGGGCGTCCAGCGAAGAAATCGGCGAAATTGTGGAGACGATCAACGAGATCGCCGACCGGACCAACCTGCTCGCGTTGAATGCCGGCATCGAGGCCGCCCGGGCCGGCGAGGAGGGACAGGGCTTCGCGGTGGTGGCCGAGGAGGTGCGCACGCTGGCGGAACGGACCGACCGGGCCACCGACGAGATCGCCGAGATGATCGGGCAGGTCCAGTCCGAGACCGACGAGGCCGTCGAATCGGTACGGGCCGGCACCCGCCGCGTGGAGGAGGGGCTGGAGCTGGCCGACGAGGCCGGGACGGTTCTCGACGAGATTGTCGACTCGATTGCCCGGGTCGAAGAGCGAACGGACGACATCGCGGCGGCCTCCGAGCAGCAGTCGACCACCACCGACGAGATCGCCCAGAGCGTCCAGTCGATTTCTACGGCCGCCCAGGCGTCGTCCGCCTCGGTGACGCAGGTGGCCGGGTCGGCCGCCGACCTCAGCGCGCTGACCGAGACGCTGCGCGAGAGCGTCCGGCCGTTCCGCGTCGAGCGCGACGGGCACGCCGAGGCACACGGGGGCACGCCCACGCCCGGCCGCGGGAGAAGCCCCGACGGCGCCCAAAAATCCCGCCGGGATGCGGGTGCTGATCGGTGCTCCGAAGAAGAGCCCCTCCGAGGCGCCGATTCGTCGAGGACAGTCTCGAAGGAACAGTGA
- a CDS encoding lytic transglycosylase domain-containing protein, with translation MAPNTSRLLPRAFLAGGALFLLAALGAVPVVPPAWGQKGPHGDAHVRHVAQNTRPKAPARSTRRRLRDYDSYVRYFSGLAYTRSGVNLSTNFVRALIAAESAARPRAVSSAGAIGLLQIRPETGRRAARALYDTGYEFRFVDRRRLRRLSADDLKDPALNILIGCYLLDRYNAEFGDHLARTVGAWNAGPDRVRQYRGTPPYEETVGLIRRVNAFYLFFRRQDARTP, from the coding sequence ATGGCACCCAACACCTCTCGGCTCCTGCCCCGCGCGTTCCTCGCAGGCGGGGCGCTGTTCCTCCTTGCCGCCCTGGGGGCCGTTCCGGTCGTTCCGCCCGCGTGGGGGCAGAAGGGGCCCCACGGCGACGCGCATGTGCGGCACGTGGCCCAGAACACGCGCCCCAAGGCCCCGGCCCGTTCGACCCGGCGTCGCCTCCGGGACTACGACTCGTACGTCCGGTACTTCTCCGGGCTGGCGTACACCCGGAGCGGGGTCAACCTGAGCACCAATTTCGTGCGGGCCCTGATCGCGGCCGAGTCGGCCGCTCGCCCCCGCGCCGTGTCGTCGGCCGGGGCCATCGGGCTCCTGCAGATCCGGCCCGAGACGGGGCGCCGGGCCGCCCGTGCGCTCTACGACACCGGCTACGAGTTCCGGTTCGTCGACCGACGCCGGCTCCGCCGCCTGTCGGCCGACGACCTGAAGGACCCGGCCCTCAACATCCTCATCGGCTGCTACCTGCTCGACCGCTACAACGCGGAGTTCGGGGACCACCTGGCCCGGACCGTCGGGGCGTGGAACGCGGGCCCGGACCGGGTGCGCCAGTACCGCGGCACGCCCCCCTACGAGGAAACGGTGGGGCTCATCCGCCGCGTGAACGCCTTCTACCTCTTCTTCCGACGCCAGGACGCCCGGACCCCGTAG
- a CDS encoding protein-glutamate methylesterase/protein-glutamine glutaminase: MIRVLVVDDSLVMRKAISRIFEQADDTTVVDTATNGEAGVEKARRLEPDVVTMDVEMPKMNGIEAVRHIMEASPRPILMLSSLTEKGAEVTMEAMRAGAADFLSKGASSATLRANDVEEKLLGKVRALADSNARLFREDGPSPAETVSSTGSREASSSSSPTSSGTDTATKGSYELAVIGVSTGGPMALQHVIPALPAAFPLPIAIVQHMPAQFTRSLADRLDSLSELAVAEAEDGMLLEPGRVVVAAGDRHLTVERREGALTTCTPAEPAGDSHRPSVNVLFRSAVEACREDVLTLVMTGMGKDGLEGARRIQDDGGTVYVQDEDTSVVYGMPRAVAEAGLADATFPLDDLPDAMQKAAGAPARP, from the coding sequence ATGATCCGAGTGCTCGTCGTTGATGATTCGTTGGTGATGCGGAAGGCCATCTCGCGGATCTTCGAGCAGGCCGACGATACGACCGTCGTGGACACGGCCACAAACGGCGAGGCCGGGGTCGAAAAGGCGCGTCGACTGGAGCCCGACGTGGTGACGATGGACGTCGAGATGCCGAAGATGAATGGCATCGAGGCCGTCCGCCACATCATGGAGGCGTCCCCCCGTCCCATCCTCATGCTGAGCTCCCTCACGGAGAAGGGGGCCGAGGTGACGATGGAGGCGATGCGGGCGGGCGCGGCCGACTTTCTGTCGAAGGGGGCGTCCAGCGCCACCCTCCGGGCCAACGACGTCGAGGAAAAACTGCTCGGCAAGGTACGAGCCCTCGCAGATTCGAACGCGCGGCTGTTCCGGGAGGACGGGCCTTCCCCCGCCGAGACGGTGTCGTCGACGGGCTCCCGGGAGGCATCGTCCTCCTCTTCCCCCACGTCGTCCGGCACCGACACTGCGACGAAGGGCTCCTACGAGTTGGCCGTCATCGGCGTGTCCACGGGTGGGCCGATGGCCCTCCAGCACGTCATCCCGGCCCTGCCCGCCGCGTTTCCGCTGCCGATCGCGATTGTGCAGCACATGCCGGCCCAGTTCACGCGCTCGCTGGCCGATCGCCTCGATTCCCTCAGCGAACTTGCGGTGGCCGAGGCCGAAGACGGGATGCTGCTCGAGCCGGGACGGGTCGTCGTCGCGGCGGGGGATCGCCACCTTACGGTGGAGCGACGCGAGGGCGCCCTCACGACCTGCACGCCGGCGGAGCCGGCGGGCGACTCCCATCGGCCATCGGTGAACGTCCTCTTTCGGTCCGCCGTCGAAGCGTGCCGGGAAGACGTGCTGACCCTCGTCATGACGGGCATGGGGAAGGATGGGTTGGAGGGGGCCCGGCGCATCCAAGACGATGGGGGGACCGTTTACGTCCAGGACGAGGATACCTCCGTGGTCTACGGGATGCCGCGTGCCGTTGCGGAGGCGGGACTCGCGGACGCGACGTTTCCGCTCGATGACCTGCCCGATGCGATGCAGAAGGCCGCGGGGGCCCCGGCCCGCCCGTAG
- a CDS encoding chemotaxis protein CheA produces MSEQHPIHDDGMQEIVESFVVEATEIYDGLEGDLLQLEKTPEDEELVDSVFRDVHTVKGTAGFLDLEQLSTLAHRFEEVLDAMREQEVDFEPAMTDVMLCAFDHMKVLTQQVIDRDLEPLEMEPLLDALEAINEGTFEAGAVSLPDPDGGAPEEVGGDAAGGADEPTDADGTGDTEGAASPDAGEPSDDTSSTDGDGGDGDSGRKAPDTIRVEVSRLNQLMDLVGELVLGRNRLLQLITEARTEHDARADTDERLRLDSLLGELEEASDKVDYTTTELQSAIMQTRMVEVGQVFGKFPRVVRDLAREFDKQIDLTVEGEDTELDKSLVEEIGDPLLHLVRNAADHGIEPPEERKEKGKDPRGEIHLSASHAGNHIIIEIADDGAGLDPDALRRKAIEKDVLTEDEATDLSDSEAYQLIFRPGFSTTEEVGQVSGRGVGMDVVKTNLAELNGTIDIDSTPGEGTRFTLKLPLTLAILQSMLVRSGAETFAIPLYAVSEAVRLEPGMIETIQEGEVIEHRDQVIPVMRLGEVLDVQSPGAGGQRADRFTEEQDAYAVVVNVAHRRAALVVDELISQEEVVIKSLGDYLKSVPGIAGSTILGDGQVIMVLDIGEMIQHEEFAAEEEGAEAADADGVPAASSK; encoded by the coding sequence ATGAGCGAACAGCACCCTATTCACGACGACGGCATGCAGGAGATCGTCGAGAGCTTCGTGGTGGAGGCCACGGAGATCTACGACGGCCTTGAGGGGGATCTCCTCCAGCTCGAAAAAACGCCCGAGGACGAAGAGCTCGTCGACAGCGTCTTCCGGGACGTGCACACGGTGAAAGGCACGGCGGGCTTCCTCGACCTCGAACAGCTCAGCACGCTCGCGCACCGGTTCGAGGAGGTGCTCGACGCGATGCGGGAGCAGGAGGTGGACTTCGAGCCGGCCATGACCGACGTGATGCTGTGTGCCTTCGACCACATGAAGGTGCTCACCCAGCAGGTCATCGACCGCGACCTGGAGCCCCTCGAAATGGAGCCCCTGCTCGATGCCCTTGAGGCGATCAACGAGGGCACGTTCGAGGCCGGAGCGGTCTCGCTGCCGGATCCGGACGGGGGGGCGCCCGAGGAGGTTGGGGGCGACGCCGCCGGGGGCGCCGACGAGCCGACGGACGCGGACGGGACGGGCGACACAGAGGGGGCCGCCTCGCCCGACGCGGGCGAGCCGTCGGACGACACGTCGAGCACCGACGGCGACGGGGGGGACGGCGACTCGGGGCGAAAAGCGCCGGACACCATCCGCGTGGAGGTGAGCCGACTGAATCAGCTGATGGACCTGGTGGGCGAACTGGTGCTGGGGCGCAACCGGCTCCTCCAGCTCATCACCGAGGCCCGCACCGAGCACGACGCGCGTGCCGACACGGACGAGCGCCTCCGTCTCGACTCCCTGCTGGGGGAGCTGGAGGAGGCGAGCGACAAGGTCGACTACACGACCACGGAGCTGCAGAGTGCCATCATGCAGACGCGCATGGTGGAGGTCGGACAGGTCTTCGGCAAGTTCCCACGCGTGGTGCGCGACCTGGCCCGCGAGTTCGACAAGCAGATCGACCTGACGGTGGAGGGGGAGGACACGGAGCTGGACAAGTCGCTGGTCGAGGAGATTGGAGATCCCCTGCTGCACCTCGTGCGCAACGCGGCGGACCACGGCATCGAGCCCCCCGAGGAGCGGAAGGAAAAGGGCAAGGACCCGCGCGGCGAAATTCACCTGTCGGCGTCCCACGCCGGCAACCACATCATCATCGAAATTGCCGACGACGGCGCCGGCCTCGATCCGGACGCCCTGAGGCGGAAGGCCATCGAGAAGGACGTGCTGACCGAGGACGAGGCGACGGACCTGAGCGACTCGGAGGCGTACCAGCTCATTTTCCGCCCGGGGTTCTCGACCACCGAGGAGGTGGGGCAGGTGTCCGGACGCGGGGTCGGCATGGACGTGGTGAAGACCAATCTGGCCGAGCTCAACGGAACCATCGACATCGACTCGACCCCCGGAGAGGGCACGCGGTTTACGCTGAAGCTCCCCCTCACGCTTGCGATCCTCCAGAGCATGCTGGTGCGGAGCGGAGCGGAAACCTTCGCGATCCCGCTCTACGCCGTCTCGGAGGCGGTGCGCCTGGAGCCGGGCATGATCGAAACGATCCAGGAGGGGGAGGTCATCGAACACCGGGACCAGGTGATTCCGGTGATGCGCCTCGGGGAGGTGTTGGACGTCCAGTCCCCCGGCGCCGGTGGGCAGCGGGCCGACCGCTTCACCGAGGAGCAGGACGCGTACGCCGTCGTGGTGAACGTGGCCCACCGCCGCGCCGCGCTGGTCGTCGACGAGCTCATTTCCCAAGAGGAGGTCGTCATTAAGTCACTGGGCGACTACCTCAAGTCGGTGCCGGGCATTGCCGGGTCCACCATCCTGGGCGACGGCCAGGTCATCATGGTGCTCGACATTGGGGAGATGATCCAGCACGAAGAATTTGCCGCCGAGGAGGAAGGCGCCGAGGCCGCCGACGCGGACGGGGTGCCGGCCGCGTCCTCGAAGTAG
- a CDS encoding response regulator, with protein MKFLIVDDSPTMLRIIRNALQEIGYNDIVEAEDGEDALEKLEENAPDFVVTDWNMPNMNGVDLTSNIRNHPEYSDLPILMITTRGMKEDVKTAMKAEVNNYIVKPFEPEVLEEKVDSCLEAAA; from the coding sequence ATGAAGTTCCTGATCGTCGACGACTCGCCTACGATGCTCCGCATCATCCGGAATGCCCTCCAGGAGATCGGCTACAACGACATTGTGGAGGCCGAGGACGGCGAGGACGCGCTGGAAAAGTTGGAGGAAAACGCCCCGGACTTCGTCGTCACCGACTGGAATATGCCCAACATGAACGGGGTGGACCTCACCAGCAACATCCGAAATCACCCCGAGTACTCGGACCTCCCGATCCTGATGATTACCACCCGAGGCATGAAGGAGGACGTGAAGACCGCCATGAAGGCGGAGGTGAATAACTACATCGTGAAGCCCTTCGAGCCGGAGGTGCTCGAGGAGAAGGTAGATAGCTGCCTCGAAGCGGCTGCGTAG